A window of Rhizoctonia solani chromosome 5, complete sequence genomic DNA:
GTCAAATTGGAGTCACCAGAACCACCTAAAACAACCCCAAACACCTCCTGGGCAATCCTACACACCCAGGAACACCTTGATCCCAGCCCAGAGCAGCCCTTCATCAGGCCAACACCTGTAGACCTCCCAAGCGCATCtcaagcagcaacaagtaGCCCCCTAAGCAAAGGATATCTATCAGCGTAACCAGGAGAAAcaaatgaagaaaaggaggcaagaacGCTACACAACATTGCTACCATCATGGGCAGAGCATTATCTGTCCCACTTCAGAGCACCTTCAGGGGACTGTCCCAAACTCCTGGTCCACACCAAGGGAAATCAAAAatccctgctcctgagaagtacaatggcaagaagggccctgcatccaaatcatttatcctggattgcaaaacctactTCCTTAGCAATGCTTTCTCATTTCCTTCTGACCACAGTTGAATCTCCTTTGTTCTCATGAACCTAAAAGAtggacaacccaagaagtGGGGACAGATCTATTTAGAGAAGCTGCTGAATGGGGATGACAAGCCAACCTTGGAATCATGGGATACATTTGAAACAGCATTCTTGCGCAACTGGAGcaatccagcagcagcacaaaTTGCAGAACGGCGCCTGCGCAAGCTCAAGCAGCTGAAATCAGCAAGCAATTATGCCACAGAGTTTAGAATCATAGCCAGCAAACTAGAATGGTCAGACCCTgccctcattgcctccttccGCCAGGGACTCAAggtgtcacgactaagctcggacctatgatacaagtagatttagagtccgtggccctatcaccaatggactatgagacaagAGGGGCGACGagggcccagggggtatggtTTAAGGTAGAGGGCGACGAAGGCCTGGTgagtgatgcttaagtaaagtgcactgtgctcaacaagggagcagggcaatgggtaggtaagacttaggatgaattgatgaagaggtcaagtcttgctgttctagcggcgacttgacccagcttatatacaagagaggagccacatcaaaaacaacattacaaaacagtgagtcatttacaatttcacatcatatatcaaatatgtcacgtgatcttgatgaatCATAATTATATACCAagaaaggaaactgtctcagaaaaaaggtagaaaatagtagaaaattatgtcatgccgattaaggtcatgacattaccccctcttcaagctccaactgcgtcAGGGTGTTCCTTGTGAAATTCTTCTAGGGCTTCTTGGGCATTTCCCACATTGTCTATTGGCTCCCACGAATTACTTCCTTCatcataacctttccatttgaccagaTACCATAACTTCTTTGTCTTCCCTCTTCCCTTCCACTTGCTATCTAAGATTCTTTctacctcgtattcttcttcgccTTCTTCCGTGATAACGGGAGCGGGTTGAGGGGGATCTCGGCCATGGGGATCAGGATGAAACTTGGTTAGGAGGTTGATGTGAAaaactggatgtatgcgcattgtGTGAGGTAATTGTAGTTTGTATGCGTGTGatccaattttttcaatcacCAGGTAGGGGCCTAATCTTTTATGACTGAGTTTCATGGAGGGTCTATCTGTGGATATGTTTTGATGACTCAGCCAGGCCTTGTCTCCTACTTGGATTTCTTCCTCTTTCCGATGTCGCTGATCGTAGAAATgcttcatcctttcttgtgaTAGGGAGAGGGCTGCTTTAACCTCGTCGTAGCCTTTTTCCAGGAATTCTGCGTGTTCATCGGCATTAGGAACGGATTCATCTGATTTTTGTCCCACAGAAAATCGAGGGTTTATGCCATAGCAAATCTGGAATGGAGATTTTCCCGTAGAAGACTGTTTCAAGTTATTTAGAGCAAACTCAGCCAGGGGTAGTAACGACACCCAATCTGATTGACGATGGTTCCCAAACATGCGTATAAAGATCTCGGCTTCCCTTTGTATGCGTTcagtctgtccatctgtttgGGGGTGATATGCCGTGGAATATGTTGGCTTAATGTCCAACCTTTTATACAGATGACGAATGAACTTGGCATTGAACGTAGGGCCTCTGTCTGAAACTGTACTTCTGGGAAGGCCGTGTAGTTTCCAAACATATGTTATGAACaagttggcaatgtcaatgGCGGACGCTGTGGATTGGGTAGGGATAAGATGAACCATCTTTGAAAACCGGTCGATGACAGTAAGAATGGCATTGAAGCCTTCTGAAACTGGTaatcccacaatcatgtcgtAGGctatgtcttcccagggacGTTCAGGGATTTGCAATGGCTTTAGTAATCCTACAGGTACTTGATTGGTTGGTTTGGACCTGATACAGGTTTCGCAGTGGTTGACATaagaattgacaaactttttcagtgatggccagtagtagcttctggaaaTAAGTTCCAACGTCCtggcttgtcctggatgtcccGCCGCCAAGGCGTCATGCCTAGATTCTAAGATGAGATTCCTAATAGTATCATCTTtaggtacaaagatttttcCCTGATACCATAGTAACCCTTCTTTCAATTCCCAATCCAAGATCCTTTCTttgttctggagtttgtGCAGGATTTCTTTCAGACGGTCGTCCTCGTAAATAGCCTCGCCAATTAGGTCATTGATCTCTTGATCCGGAGCAATAGATGCAATGaaaagttccggtttcaggagaacctggttctctacccccccttccagCGGTACTAAGTCGTAGCGTCGAGAGAGGATATCCGCCTTTTTATTCTGTGCCCCAGGCCTGTAGATGATCTGAAAATTGTAGTCCACTAGGAAATTTGCCCATCGAATTTGACGTTTGTTTAGGGATTGTGACGTAGAGAAATACTCCAAATTCTTATGATCTGTTAGAACTTGGATTGGTA
This region includes:
- a CDS encoding Retrotransposon-derived protein PEG10, which codes for MLQDVTQAVESAIQHLLTVPSSIDPYTPPRRIFTVIDNTLKAPSGSGSSGNKDFLVPIKDEPDPKGKRVKLESPEPPKTTPNTSWAILHTQEHLDPSPEQPFIRPTPVDLPSASQAATRETNEEKEARTLHNIATIMGRALSVPLQSTFRGLSQTPGPHQGKSKIPAPEKYNGKKGPASKSFILDCKTYFLSNAFSFPSDHNGQPKKWGQIYLEKLLNGDDKPTLESWDTFETAFLRNWSNPAAAQIAERRLRKLKQLKSASNYATEFRIIASKLEWSDPALIASFRQGLKVSRLSSDL
- a CDS encoding Retrotransposable element Tf2 protein, with the translated sequence MPHLKYWQPSASFRDVMVKKHNPQISWEKHTLVFNSAYCSNNCLSVPTVLELKAVEKIPTPYQEFSKVFSEEESSKLPPHRPYDITIELLPDAKPRHGPIYSLGPREDAELRETIDKQLKAGLIRPSKSPMASPILFVKKKNGKLRMCVDYRRLNSMTKRNAYPLPLPQNLIEKLQGAKIFSKFDLKSGYNLVRIREGDEWKTAFKTKYGLFEYLVMPFGLTNAPAAFQDMMNEIFRDLLDVYVIIYLDNILVFSLNEKDHEAHVQEVLKRLQDNDLFCNIEKCHFHVKKIDYLGFIISEFGIEVDQSKVTDALNWSTPKNVKNIQEFLGFVNFYRRFIPNFGNMARPLYNLLKKDSTWKWEQAEQQSFDGLKNVLYTTKQFYVECNASDYATGAILSQRNPEGKLAPVAYLSKSLSPAEKNYDIFDKELLAVIRAFKEWRHLLEGSELPIQVLTDHKNLEYFSTSQSLNKRQIRWANFLVDYNFQIIYRPGAQNKKADILSRRYDLVPLEGGVENQVLLKPELFIASIAPDQEINDLIGEAIYEDDRLKEILHKLQNKERILDWELKEGLLWYQGKIFVPKDDTIRNLILESRHDALAAGHPGQARTLELISRSYYWPSLKKFVNSYVNHCETCIRSKPTNQVPVGLLKPLQIPERPWEDIAYDMIVGLPVSEGFNAILTVIDRFSKMVHLIPTQSTASAIDIANLFITYVWKLHGLPRSTVSDRGPTFNAKFIRHLYKRLDIKPTYSTAYHPQTDGQTERIQREAEIFIRMFGNHRQSDWVSLLPLAEFALNNLKQSSTGKSPFQICYGINPRFSVGQKSDESVPNADEHAEFLEKGYDEVKAALSLSQERMKHFYDQRHRKEEEIQVGDKAWLSHQNISTDRPSMKLSHKRLGPYLVIEKIGSHAYKLQLPHTMRIHPVFHINLLTKFHPDPHGRDPPQPAPVITEEGEEEYEVERILDSKWKGRGKTKKLWYLVKWKGYDEGSNSWEPIDNVGNAQEALEEFHKEHPDAVGA